AGCATCGGGTCGATGTACACGTGGCGCGCCGCCGCCTCCGGATTCTGGATGCGGTGGAGCAGCGTGTGTATCGCCGCCTGCGCAAGGTCGCGATCGGAGGAGCGCAGCACGGTCAGAGGCCGCGAGCTGGGGGTGGCGAAGCCGTCCACGGAGATCAGCGAGATGTCCTGCGGCACCTTCTTGCCATGCCGCTCCAGCGCCTGCGCGAGGGCGATGGCCAGATAGTCGGAATGCACCAGCAGGGCGGTGACGTTCGACGAGAGCACCGTGGCGACGATATCGTCCACGCCGCGGGTGTCGTAGGGCATGATGCCGTCGATGATGAACGGGCAGTCGATGCGGTCCGTGCCGTTCACGACGCGCTTCCATCCGGTGAGGATCTGATTCGAAGTGGGGGTTTCGGTGAAGGCGGCGCCCACGCGCGTGTGCCCGCGCTCAAGGAAATGCGTGGCGGCCTTGCGCACGCCGTAATGGTGGTTGGTGCGCACGGAGTCCACGAAGCTGGCCTGCAGCAGCGGCTGGCTGCGCTCGACAGCCACGGTGGGCAGCGCGGCCCGCGCGATCCAGTCCCAGGTGCGCTGTCCGATTTCGGGATGGGCGTTGGGGGCGACGATAAGCCCGCAGACGGTGGGATCGTCCGCGAACTCCTGCAGGATGTTCTCCTCGTGGATGTCCTCCTCGTAGGCGGACTCGCGGGTGATCAGCCGCAGTCCCATGCGGGTGGCGATCTCGTGCATGTGGTTGATGACGCCGGGCCAGAAGAAGCTCGGCTCCGGCAGCATCACGCCGATGGCCGGTTGGTCCGAGGGAAGTTCGAAGCGGCCGTCCACGGCGCGCACGGTGGTTCCCGAGTCGGTGCGTTCGGAGACCACGCTGGAGATGTCGTTGAGCGCGGCTTTCGTCGCAATCCGTTCGGCGGTGTCGCTGACGGACATGGCACCGCCGCGCACGCGTTTGAGCAGTCCCGCCTTGGCCAATACCGTCAGATCGCGGCGTACGGTGATTTCCGTGGTGTTGAGCAGCTGCGCGAGTTCCGGAACCGTGGCGACGCTTTGCCGGGTGAGCAGGCTGAGGATCATGTCCTGGCGTTCTGCGGGCAGGTAGTCGCGTTTGGCGGTTTCGTCGGCCGGGGCGAGGTCGGTGTCTGACATGGCTTCACCGCTTTCGAAGTCTGTGTGGGCGCTGGTCGGCGCCTGCAATCTATCACTTATGATCATCTTCGAGCATAGCACGAAACGCCGAGTGGCTGTGATCGTTTAGGAGTCGTTATCGAGGTGATATTGCCTTTTTTGATGAATGTTTGTGAATGGAGATGATTAAAACTGATTGATTATGATATGATGATGGTGTTCACAACAGGATCGATGATCGCAACAGCGCGAACATCGATGAGGAAATGATCAAAGGAACGCCAATGTTGAAGTTCTCTGATGAGTTTTGGACGTCGACGTCGGGTGATCTGTCGCAGCGTCGCGAGGCGCTGGCGGTGCCGGCCGTGGTCGATGGTCCGGGGGACGCGGTCAGGATCGTGGTCGATCCCGCCGACCGCGGGCAGCCGTGGATCGGCGCGGGCGCGGCCGTCACGGACGCCGCGGCCTCGTTGATCTGGAACAGCATGGACGCCGGGCGGCGCCACGAGTTCCTGGACGAGTGCTTCAACCCGGAGCGGGGCGGGTTCTCCGTGGTGCGCGTCCCGTTGGGCTCGTGCGAGCCCGCGGCCCAGCCGTACTACACGTACGACGACGTGCCCTTCGGCGAGCACGACAACACGCTCTCCAAGTTCTCCCTGGGCGAGGGCGAGCCCGGCGCGCCGGACGCGACCAAGGACCTCAAGCACATCGTCCCGGTCCTTCAGGAGATCCTCGCGATCAACCCGGCCGTCAAGATCATCGCCTCGCCGTGGAGCGCGCCGGCCTGGATGAAGAACACCGGCCACCTGTGCCAGGGCGGCCGCCTGCGCTTCGGCGAGTGGACCGGCAACGGCTTCGACCCGATGCACGACTCCTTCGAGGGCTGCTACGCGCGCTACTTCGTCAGATACGTCGAGGAGATGGCCAAACTGGGCATCCCGATCTGGGGCGTGACCGTGCAGAACGAGCCCTCCAACGCGCCCAAATGGCCGGCCATGATGTGGACCCTCAAGGAGCAGGCCGCGTTCGTCCACGACTTCCTGCGCCCCGCGATGAACGAGCGGTTCCCCGAGATGCGCATCTTCGTCAACGACGACTCCACCCACAACCTCATGTGGCCGGTGCGCGACCTGGTCACCCCGGACCAGGCGTCCTCGATCGACGGGCTGACCGTGCACACCTACGAGGGCCCGTACGAGAACTTCTTCAACGCGTCGCGCGCCTACCCGCACTGGACGCTGGGCATGACCGAGCGCCGCTGCATGATCGACGAGACCCCCGAGGACGCCGCGCACATCATGTCCGGCGTCATCGGCAACTGGCTCGTGCGCAACGGGGAGGGGTTCATCGCCCTGTGGAACCTCGCGCTCGACGAGCGCGGCCTGCCCAACCAGGTCGGCGCGACCGGACGGCGCGGCGTGGTCACCGTCCACCACGAGACCGGCGGCGTGATCCGCAACCTCGAGTACTTCATGCTGCGCGCCTTCGGCCAGGACGTCGAGCCCGGGAGCGTGGTCGTGCGCTCGTCCAACCACACGCCCGACGGATGGTCCGGCGGCCTGGGATCGGTCGCGTTCCTCGCGCCCGACGGGGGCGTGTCCGCGCACATCTACAACCCGACCGGAGAGAGCGTCGAGGCGGCCGTGACCATCAACGGGATGGGCGGCATGTGGCAGAAGGTCGTCGTGCCCGCCTGGGGCACCGTCACCATGCACAAAAACCACCACCCCATCAACGAATCCACCGTCCCCGACGACGACCAATTCGAACTCAACCCCGAACCCAAGCATCTGCTCGGCGACGTGGCCCCCGGAAAAACCCGCGTCTGGGGCGCCGACGAGTGACCCACGGCGGCGAACCCGTCGGGAAGCCGAGCCCTAGCGTCATATGAACGCCGTCCTTGCCAAGGAGGGACCTATGAACCCCATCAACGAATACGCATACGAATACTGGACCCGCACAAGCGGCGACCTGGCCGACCGCCGCGCGCCCATACCCACGCCCGACGTCACCGACGAACTCGGCGACGCCGTCGCCGTGGTGATCGACCCCACCCGGGAATACCAGATGTGGGAGGGCGTCGGCGCGGCCATCACCGACTCCTCCGCATATCTGTTCATGACCGCCATGAGCGCGGAGCAACGCCATGCGATCCTGAGCGAGATGTTCGACCCCGAGCAGGGCGGTTTCTCCTCCGTGCGCATATCGATCGGCGCCTGCGACTTCTCCAGCCAGAAGTACTACACCTACGACGATCTGCCCGAAGGCGTGGCCGCGGACCCCTCGCTCGCGTACTTCTCCATCGGCGAGGGCGAGCCCGGCGCGCCGGACGCCACGCGGGACATGAAATACGTCGTGCCGGTGCTCAAGGAGATCCTCGCGATCAACCCGGCCGTCAAGATCATGGCCTCGCCGTGGAGCGCTCCGGCCTGGATGAAGACCTCCAACCGCATCGACGGCGCGGGCCGTCTGCGGCTGGGCGAATACGTGGGCAACGGCTACCGCTACCAGGACACCATCGACTACGTGTACGCGCAGTATTTCGTGAAGTTCATCGCCGCCTACGCCAGGCTCGGCATCCGCATCAGCTCGGTGACCATGCAGAACGAGCCGAGCAACGGCTGTCCGTGGCCGATCACCGTGTGGACTCCCGAGGAGTTGGCCGTATGGGGCAGCGAATACCTGCGTCCCGCGCTCGACCGCAGCTTCCCCGATGTGGAGATCTATTTCGGAGATGACTCCTTGCGCTTCTGGCAGCGTCCGGCGTCCGAGTATATGACTCCCGCCCAGGCCAACGCCTTCGCGGGGGCCGCCTTCCACACCTATTCCGGCCTGCCGGAGTGGGTGGGCAACGGCACCCGCCAGTTCCCGCATTGGAAGGCCGCCATGACCGAGCGCCGCTGCATGCTCGACGAAACCGTGGCCGAAGCCAGCCATGTGATGTTCGGCGAGATCGGCACCTGGATGGTGCGCAACGGCGTGGGCCTGATCAACCTGTGGAACATGGCGCTCGACGAGCGGGGATGGCCCAGCTGGGCCGGCACCTCCGGCCGCCGCGGCGTCATCACCGTCGACTCGTCCACCGGCAAGGTCAAGCGCAACCTCGAATACTTCATGCTGCGCAACTTCGGACAGGACGTTTCGGTCGGCTCACGCCGCGTCGCCTCCACCAACCGCACGCCCGACGGGCGCAACGGCGGGCTGGGCTCCGTCGCCTTCGTCTCGAGACGGGGCGATCTGTCGGCCATCCTCCACAACCCCACCGACACGCCGATCGAGACCGCCGTCACCGTCAACGGCGAAGGCCCGCGCTGGCAGAAGGCCGTCGTTCCCGCCTACGGAACGGTGAGCCTGCGCAAATCCGACCGGCCGGTCAACACCACGCAGGCCCCGTCCGACGACGAGTTCGAGATCGTCTGCACGCCCCACCCGGCCGACGACCACGACGAGACGTTGTTCTGACGTTCGAATGGCTTGCGGGCGATGCGGATTCCCCGCAAACCGCCCGCCCACGGGTATGGAAAGGGCTTCTCCCGATGAACGCGATCGATTTGATGGTCGACGACCGCCGCGAGCCGGTTGATTTGGAACCGGGGCGGCCGGCGACGTTGCGCTGGCGTCCGTCCGCGGACGGCGACGGCGCGACTCGTCGGATCTCCGCCTGCCATGTGGTGGTGTCCCTGCGCCCGGAGGCGGCCGAGGCCGGCGAGGGCGACGTGTGGGATTCCGGCCCGCGGCTTACGGACGGATTGGACGGCGTCGAACTCGAGGTGGATATGTCGCCTTCGCGCCGGTATTGGACGGCCGTGCGGCTGCGCGACGACGATGGCGTCTGGTCCGATTGGAGCAGGGCCGTCACCTTCGGCACGGGCGCGGGCGCGCGTTGGGAGCCGGCGCGGCCCATCTGGCTCGATGGGCGCGACGACGCGGGCGACGCGGCCGAGGACAACGCGACCGGCTGGGCGTTTCTGCGCGGACGGTTCATCCTGCCGGACAAGCCGATCGCCTGGGCCACGTTGAACGCGACCGGCGCCTCTACCGCGCCCTCCCGCCAGTTCGTCTACCGGATGTGGATGAACGGCGCGTTCGTGGGATGCGGTCCGGTGTTTCCGACCGGAGACGAAACCCGATACGACGGCTACGACGTCACCGGTCTGCTCGCGGCCGGGGAGAACGTCATCGGCGTTGTGGCCTATGCGATGGCGGACCGGCGTTTCGCGGCCCAACTGGACGTGTGCTTCGAGGACTCCACGATGCTGCATGTCGGCACCGGGCCGGATTGGCGGGGCTACGACGGCTCGCTGGCGTATCCGACCAGTCCGACCATCGGCACATGGGCCTTCGACGCGCCCAGCGAGGATCTGCAGACCGGGCTGTATCCGTTCGGCTTCGCCGATAGGGGCTTCGACGACGCGGCCTGGACGCCGGTGGCCGTCAAACGGCCGTTCGCGCGGTATGAGGCCACGCCGGCCGACCCGATGGGCGTGCGTTACGTCCAAGCCGAAAGCCTGCGCCCGACCGAATCGGGCGGCGTGGTCGTCGACTTCGGACGCGGCTGGATGGGCGGCATCCGTCTGCTGCTGGACGTCGCCGAGCCGCTGGGCCTCACGGTGCGTTTCGGAGAGCAGTTGGAGCCCGACGGCACGGTTCGATATCACTTGAGCTGCTTCAACACCTACGAGGATCGATGGAGCCTGATGCCGCGGGCCAACGGAACACCGCTGGAGACGTGGGGCATCCGCGTGTTCAGGTACGTCGAACTGGTTCCGGACCGGCCCATGCCCGATCTGCTGGAACGGTTGAAGGGATCCGCCGACGCGCTGCGCGCGGCCGTGCTGGTGCAGCCGATGTCTGGCGACGGCCGCTTCGTCTCGTCGGACGCCACCCTCAACCGGGTGTGGGAGCTGTGCCGCCACACCATCGAGGCCTTCAACGGCAATATCTACGTCGATTCGTGGACCCGCGAACGCGCGCCCTACGAGGCCGACGCGTGGATCCAACAGCGTGCGCACCTGGCCCTTGACGACGCGCCCGCGCTCGGCCGTCTCACCGTGGACCATCTGATCGCGAACCGCACCTGGCCCACCGAATGGCCGTTCTACCTGATTCTCGCCGTGCACGACGCTTGGATGCATACGGGCTCCCTCGACCAGGCTCGCATGCGATACGAAGGTTTGGCGGCGCTGCTGCCCGAACGCTACCGTGACGAGGCCAGCGGGCTGATCGTCAAGGATCCGGGCGAACCCAGCGTGATGGACGGCGATCTGGTCGACTGGCCGCAAAGTGAGCGCGACGGGTACGTGTTCGGTCGGGTCAACACGGTGGTCAACGCGATCGCCAGCCAGGCATACGCCGATATGGCCGATATGGCCGCGGCCCTCGGCCGTCCCCGCGACGCCGAACGTTGGCGGCATGCGGCCGAAGGCATCCGCTCCGCCCTGCATCGATACTGCTACGACCGGACGATTGGCGCGTATATCGACGGTTTGGAGGACGCGCCCGCCGGTTCGTATGGTTCGTACGCCGGCTCGTGCGGCTCGTGCGGTTCATACGACGGCTCGGTCAAGCCGCTGCGCCACCATTCGCTGCATGCCAGCGCTTATGTGCTGGCCTTCGCCGAGCCTCCCTCCGACCGGATCGCGCCGCTTGGGGCGTACCTGCGCTCGCGGGGCATGGCGTGCAGTGTGTACACCGCCGCGGTGTATCTCGACGGTCTGTTCCGCGCCGGTTTGGGTGCCGACGCGGTGACGCTGCTGACTGGCACCGAAGACATGCGCACGTGGGCGCATATGCTTGACGTGGGTGCCGGCGCCACCATGGAGGCATGGGATGCCGACTTGAAACCCAACACCACGTATTCGCATCCGTGGGCCGCGTCCCCGGCATCGCTGCTGCCGCACGGCCTGCTGGGCATCCGCCCCATCGAGCCGGGCTACCGGCGCTTCGCGGTGATGCCGCAACCGGGTGCCTTGGCGGCGGCCGAAGCGGAGCTGCCGACCCGTGCGGGCGTGATCGGCGCGTCCTACCGTGTGTTCGGGCATGCGCCAAGCGGCTCGGATCCACGGGTCGAAGGCATCCGTATCGAGGTGACGGTGCCGCCACGCACCGAGGCCACCGTGGTGCTGCCGCCCATCCGAGCCGTCGCGCCGGGGGATGGGGCGCATGTGGACGTCGACGGCGTCCCGACGTCGGTCGTCACCGAGCGTGGGGAGTCTCGTATCGCCGGTGTGAGATGCCTCCCCGGCTCGGTGGTTATTCGCCGTATGACGGCCGGAAAACACGTCGTTATCGCGCGGATGGGCGTGGATGCCTCAGGATCTGAGGGGTTGCGGTTATGACGGTCCGATTGGCGATGCCCGTCTCACTCGGCGAATGCGGCCTCGACGGCCTTGTATTCGGCTGCGGTGATCGGCAGGATCGCCCCGTGACGCTTCTTCAGCGTGCCGAAGTCGATGTCGTCGGCCACGGCCCAGTCTTGTGGGTCGCGCGACGACAGGTCGGCCGAGCGGAACGGCAGGTATCCCTTGGCTTCGCCGAACTGGTCGCACATCAGTCCGTAGGCCATCGTACGTCCGTCGACCACGCGTATGTCGGCGTCGTTGTAGCGGAAGAGCTCCGGCCCTTCCAGGTAGCGGCACGAGTATCGTCCGTTGCCGAGGATGTCGGTGAGGGTGCCGACGAAGGACCAGGCCTGCGGATCGTCGGTGCGTCGCGCCTCGTGGGTGACGGCGTAGGGGTTGCGCGTGCGTTCGATGGTGATTTCGGAATCCTTGGACGCGCGGTACCACCAGCCGTCGTCGTCGCGGATCATGGTGGTGTCGATGACGCTGCTGCTGCGGTCGATCCATTTGACTGGGGCGGAGAAGGTGCGGAAGTCCTCGGTGGTCGCGTAGTACATGTTGGTGCGGTCGCCGAGTTCGTTGTTGAGCGCCGCCTCCGGAGCGCCTTCGGGCGCGTCGGCGTTGGTTGTGGTGGCCCAGAACACGATCCATTGGCCGCGGTCGGGATCCCAGCAGGCCTCGGGCGCCCAGGCCATGCCCGCGCCGGGGATCGTGGAGGCCACGTCGACCAGGCGTGGTTCGCTCCAATGCGCCAGGTCGGGGGAGTCCCAGACCACCAGTCCGGTGGAGCCGTTGGTGGTGGCGCCGTCGTTCGGTCCCCATCCGCCGCGGTGGTGGATGCTCAGATCGGTGGCGATGATATGGAATCCTCCGCGCGGGTCGCGCACGATATGCGGGTCGCGCGTGCCCCGCTCGCCGCCGAGCCAGGTCAGCGCCGGTCGTCCCGCCGGGCGGAGGTCACGCCAGTGTGTGCCGTCGTGGCTGAGTGCGAAGTACAGTTGTTCGTCGGTGGGGTTCCGTTCGTCGCCGATGAAATGCACGAACAGATACGCGCTGGTGGGTTCGGTCATGATGTTCCTTCTCCCCTGGGGTATGGGGCTGCGTTCCGTGGTCCATGGATTCCACACCGGCGGGACGTGCGTGTCCGACTGGCGCGGTTCTCTAATCATACGTATATAGTTAACGTTAACATATTGTTGGTCGTTGATAAAAAGACGGCCCGTTTCCGATTCCGGGCGTGCGACGGTCGAATAGGACGTTCGCTTTCGGTGCTCGGTTGGTGTTTGACGATGGGGTGCGTTCGGGACTGTCCTAAGGAGGCCGTGATGAAACGTGTGGCTGTCGGCTACGAGTATTTGTGCCGGATTGTTCTCATGATCGTGGTGGTGAACGTCGCGTTCATCGTCCATACGATTATGGGCCTGGTGGTCGCCGGGCTGTTCCCCTCGGTGGCCGCCAGCTATGCGACGTACCGCCAATGGCTGCTCGACGTCGACGACCGGTCGTGGACCGTGCGGCGTACGTGGACGGTGTTCCACCAGGCATGGAAGGGCGAGCTGAAATCGGCGAACGCGTTCGGATGGCCGCAGTTTCTGGTGTGGGCGCTGCTGGTCTGGGAGTACTGGCTGATGATGAACAACGATATGGGCATGGTTGGCGTGGGCGTGTCCGGCGTGCTTCTGGTGCTTAACATCGTCTACGGCCTGTTCGTGTTCATGAGCTGGGCGATCCATGTGAATTTCGACGAGAACGCGCTGTGGGTGCTGCGCACTTCGCTGACCATGGTCGTCGCCAGACCGTTATGCGGATTCATGGTGCTGTGCCTATTCCTGCTGACGGTCTGGGCCTACTACACATGGCCGGGGCTGATGATGGCGTTCGGCGTGGGGGTGCCGATCTTCGCCACGATGATGGCCATCTACTCATGGGGACGCCTGCCCGGCATGGACGTGCATGTGCTGGAACCCACGGAGAAGGAGCGGAATACAACCCAACGGTGATCGGATCGCCGTCGCGCGCCCCACAGGCGAATCCCCCGCCCGAGCCGCTTGCCCATATCCACAGAGAAGGAGCCATACGCTCATGTCCTGCGCCGGTACCACCATCATCCTCACCGCGGGCGACGTCGCCGCCGCCGCACGCAACCGCAACGGCCTGACCTACAAAGGATTCGGCGTGCTGTCGGGCAACGCCACATCCAGCCTGCTGATGGACTACAAAGCCGAACAGCCACAGGCCTACTGGCGGCTTCTCGAAACACTGTTCGGCGGCGAGAGACCGCTGATGAACACCGTCAAAGTCGAAATGGGCAACGACCGCAACAACTCCACCGGCCCGAACCCGTGTGTTATGCGCGATAGGAGCGAATACCCGGCCGTGGGGCGCGAGCCCGGCTTCCAACTGGCCGCCGACGCCCGACGATATCAGCCCGGCGTGCGGCTGAGCCTGCTGCGCTGGATGGCACCGACATGGGTGCGTTCCAACGACGACGTCTACCGCTGGTACAAGAACACCATTCTGGCCGTCTACCGCGAATACGGGGTGATGGCCGACTCCGTGAACCCCGACGTCAACGAGCGCACCGCCGATCTGGAATGGGTGGCCGAATTCGCCCGGCGCGTGCGGACGGACACCGAAGGATTCCTCGGCGACGGCACCGACGATCCGAACGCGGGCTTCGCCTCCGACGAGGAACGCGAGCTGTTCCGCCGCATCAAAGTCATCACCTCCGACGAGGAGATCACCGGCACCTTCGCCGGCGATGTGATCGCTCAGCCGCGCTATCTCAACGCGATGGACGTGGCCAGCTACCACTATTCCGTCGAAGACGACCCCGACGGCAACTTCACGCGTCTGGCCGAGGAATTCGACAAGGAGGTCTGGAACTCCGAAGCGCAGGCCGTGTTCTCGAACTCCGCAGACCGCCCGAACAACACCAACGGCGACGGCGTGGACGATCCGCGCGCCTGCACGGGGCTGGGAGGGCCGGGAGGCTCGTTGGAGATGGCGAACACCCTGATCAAAGGATTCGTGGAATCCCGCCGCACGCACGCCATCTACCAGCCCGCCATCGGCGCATGCTACGAGCATATGGAATACGCCGCCAAAGAGTTGGTCTCCGCCCGCGACCCGTGGAGCGGATGGATCTACTACGACGCCGGATGCGCGGCGTTGGGGCATTTCGCCCGATTCTCCAAGCTCGGCTGGGAAAGCGCCGATCCGGACGAACCTGCGGACACGCACGGCATCTGGCGCGCGATCCCGCAGGCCAGCGGTTGCGCGGTCGGCGGAAACAATCCCGTCAACGGCGCGCGGCACGGCGAACCCTCCTATCTGACATTGGCCGCGCCCGACGGCGGCGACTTCAGCACCGTCATCGTCAATGACAGTGGCTTGACGGCACGGTACCGGCTGGTCGTCGATGCGGCGCTCGCGGCCTGCGGCAAGCCGCTCACCATATGGCGGACCGCTGCGGCGAACCCAGGCGAACGGTACGACGCCGGCTGGCTCAAGCCCGTCGCCATCGTCGAGCCGACGCGTGGCGAGGCGGACATCACGGTGGAACCGTGGTCGATGGTCACCATCACCACGTTGGATACCGTGAACCGCGCGCAGGACGGAACCCTGTCCGCGAAGCCGGCGTTCTCGCCGAACCTGCCGGTGGCGGCCGAACACAGCCGCGCCGTGCTGGACCAGGATCCGGAACATGGCGTGCTGTACGCGGATGATTTCGCCTATGCCGACGCGCCGACGGTCGAAACGATGAAGCACGGCCAGTTGGTTCGCGAGGATTATCTCGCATCGCGCGGCGGCGACGCGGGCGCGACCCCGCGCTACACCACCGACTCGAACGGCGCGTTCGAAATCGTGCCGGATGAGACGCGCGGCCATGCGCTGCGCCAGCAGATCGACTGGACCCATGCGGGTAACGCGTGGATCGAAGGCGATCCGCGCACCGCCATCGGCGATATGCGCTGGGCCAACTACCGGGTGTCCGTGGATGTGCGGTTCGAGGAGTATCCCGGCCGTGCACCCTATGTGCTGCTCGGTGCGCGCGAGATGGGCGGCGACAAGTTCACCACCGACATCTGCGGATACGATTTCAAACTGCGCGCGGACGGCGTGTGGCTATTGCGCCGCTATGGCGACGAGAAACGACGCGGGCATCTCGAGGACCTGCGCAAGGCCGCCGCCCGCGCCGGAGCATCCGCGTTCCTTCCCGGCGCGGGCGGATGGTTCACGTTGGCGCTCGAAGTGGCCGGCCCCACCATCACCGTGCGGCTCAACGGCGCGAAGGTGACGGAATGGACCGACGATCGCCCGCAATCCGCAGGGCGTGTGAATCTCGGCACCAGCTTCGACCACGTGCGCTTCTCCAACCTGCGCGTGGAGCGGCTCGACGGATGGTCGCCCTACTATACGGCGCTGATCGATGACATGCATCTGGTGAGTTGGGACGACGGCGTTACGTCGGTGCTGGAA
Above is a window of Bifidobacterium eulemuris DNA encoding:
- a CDS encoding substrate-binding domain-containing protein encodes the protein MSDTDLAPADETAKRDYLPAERQDMILSLLTRQSVATVPELAQLLNTTEITVRRDLTVLAKAGLLKRVRGGAMSVSDTAERIATKAALNDISSVVSERTDSGTTVRAVDGRFELPSDQPAIGVMLPEPSFFWPGVINHMHEIATRMGLRLITRESAYEEDIHEENILQEFADDPTVCGLIVAPNAHPEIGQRTWDWIARAALPTVAVERSQPLLQASFVDSVRTNHHYGVRKAATHFLERGHTRVGAAFTETPTSNQILTGWKRVVNGTDRIDCPFIIDGIMPYDTRGVDDIVATVLSSNVTALLVHSDYLAIALAQALERHGKKVPQDISLISVDGFATPSSRPLTVLRSSDRDLAQAAIHTLLHRIQNPEAAARHVYIDPMLVDRGSVVPPPTHD
- a CDS encoding glycoside hydrolase family 30 protein, with the protein product MLKFSDEFWTSTSGDLSQRREALAVPAVVDGPGDAVRIVVDPADRGQPWIGAGAAVTDAAASLIWNSMDAGRRHEFLDECFNPERGGFSVVRVPLGSCEPAAQPYYTYDDVPFGEHDNTLSKFSLGEGEPGAPDATKDLKHIVPVLQEILAINPAVKIIASPWSAPAWMKNTGHLCQGGRLRFGEWTGNGFDPMHDSFEGCYARYFVRYVEEMAKLGIPIWGVTVQNEPSNAPKWPAMMWTLKEQAAFVHDFLRPAMNERFPEMRIFVNDDSTHNLMWPVRDLVTPDQASSIDGLTVHTYEGPYENFFNASRAYPHWTLGMTERRCMIDETPEDAAHIMSGVIGNWLVRNGEGFIALWNLALDERGLPNQVGATGRRGVVTVHHETGGVIRNLEYFMLRAFGQDVEPGSVVVRSSNHTPDGWSGGLGSVAFLAPDGGVSAHIYNPTGESVEAAVTINGMGGMWQKVVVPAWGTVTMHKNHHPINESTVPDDDQFELNPEPKHLLGDVAPGKTRVWGADE
- a CDS encoding glycoside hydrolase family 30 protein, with the protein product MNPINEYAYEYWTRTSGDLADRRAPIPTPDVTDELGDAVAVVIDPTREYQMWEGVGAAITDSSAYLFMTAMSAEQRHAILSEMFDPEQGGFSSVRISIGACDFSSQKYYTYDDLPEGVAADPSLAYFSIGEGEPGAPDATRDMKYVVPVLKEILAINPAVKIMASPWSAPAWMKTSNRIDGAGRLRLGEYVGNGYRYQDTIDYVYAQYFVKFIAAYARLGIRISSVTMQNEPSNGCPWPITVWTPEELAVWGSEYLRPALDRSFPDVEIYFGDDSLRFWQRPASEYMTPAQANAFAGAAFHTYSGLPEWVGNGTRQFPHWKAAMTERRCMLDETVAEASHVMFGEIGTWMVRNGVGLINLWNMALDERGWPSWAGTSGRRGVITVDSSTGKVKRNLEYFMLRNFGQDVSVGSRRVASTNRTPDGRNGGLGSVAFVSRRGDLSAILHNPTDTPIETAVTVNGEGPRWQKAVVPAYGTVSLRKSDRPVNTTQAPSDDEFEIVCTPHPADDHDETLF
- a CDS encoding alpha-L-rhamnosidase-related protein translates to MNAIDLMVDDRREPVDLEPGRPATLRWRPSADGDGATRRISACHVVVSLRPEAAEAGEGDVWDSGPRLTDGLDGVELEVDMSPSRRYWTAVRLRDDDGVWSDWSRAVTFGTGAGARWEPARPIWLDGRDDAGDAAEDNATGWAFLRGRFILPDKPIAWATLNATGASTAPSRQFVYRMWMNGAFVGCGPVFPTGDETRYDGYDVTGLLAAGENVIGVVAYAMADRRFAAQLDVCFEDSTMLHVGTGPDWRGYDGSLAYPTSPTIGTWAFDAPSEDLQTGLYPFGFADRGFDDAAWTPVAVKRPFARYEATPADPMGVRYVQAESLRPTESGGVVVDFGRGWMGGIRLLLDVAEPLGLTVRFGEQLEPDGTVRYHLSCFNTYEDRWSLMPRANGTPLETWGIRVFRYVELVPDRPMPDLLERLKGSADALRAAVLVQPMSGDGRFVSSDATLNRVWELCRHTIEAFNGNIYVDSWTRERAPYEADAWIQQRAHLALDDAPALGRLTVDHLIANRTWPTEWPFYLILAVHDAWMHTGSLDQARMRYEGLAALLPERYRDEASGLIVKDPGEPSVMDGDLVDWPQSERDGYVFGRVNTVVNAIASQAYADMADMAAALGRPRDAERWRHAAEGIRSALHRYCYDRTIGAYIDGLEDAPAGSYGSYAGSCGSCGSYDGSVKPLRHHSLHASAYVLAFAEPPSDRIAPLGAYLRSRGMACSVYTAAVYLDGLFRAGLGADAVTLLTGTEDMRTWAHMLDVGAGATMEAWDADLKPNTTYSHPWAASPASLLPHGLLGIRPIEPGYRRFAVMPQPGALAAAEAELPTRAGVIGASYRVFGHAPSGSDPRVEGIRIEVTVPPRTEATVVLPPIRAVAPGDGAHVDVDGVPTSVVTERGESRIAGVRCLPGSVVIRRMTAGKHVVIARMGVDASGSEGLRL
- a CDS encoding glycoside hydrolase family 43 protein: MTEPTSAYLFVHFIGDERNPTDEQLYFALSHDGTHWRDLRPAGRPALTWLGGERGTRDPHIVRDPRGGFHIIATDLSIHHRGGWGPNDGATTNGSTGLVVWDSPDLAHWSEPRLVDVASTIPGAGMAWAPEACWDPDRGQWIVFWATTTNADAPEGAPEAALNNELGDRTNMYYATTEDFRTFSAPVKWIDRSSSVIDTTMIRDDDGWWYRASKDSEITIERTRNPYAVTHEARRTDDPQAWSFVGTLTDILGNGRYSCRYLEGPELFRYNDADIRVVDGRTMAYGLMCDQFGEAKGYLPFRSADLSSRDPQDWAVADDIDFGTLKKRHGAILPITAAEYKAVEAAFAE
- a CDS encoding YesL family protein; this translates as MKRVAVGYEYLCRIVLMIVVVNVAFIVHTIMGLVVAGLFPSVAASYATYRQWLLDVDDRSWTVRRTWTVFHQAWKGELKSANAFGWPQFLVWALLVWEYWLMMNNDMGMVGVGVSGVLLVLNIVYGLFVFMSWAIHVNFDENALWVLRTSLTMVVARPLCGFMVLCLFLLTVWAYYTWPGLMMAFGVGVPIFATMMAIYSWGRLPGMDVHVLEPTEKERNTTQR